In the Acropora muricata isolate sample 2 chromosome 1, ASM3666990v1, whole genome shotgun sequence genome, one interval contains:
- the LOC136924858 gene encoding uncharacterized protein, which yields MAQNAEVDCNEKDYSNGVSQEGECTEQDAYVQKWSSEEVSSWLRKQGFNEEADIFHAEKIKSKTLLSIEKSDLKELGIDTLGRRLEVYEKVKQLISKGEEKASTKPEVTAQVWKKAITKGDRVSWKPQHKASYLEKIAIINQETRLLWPRNSIIHVKGNSNTRLKLEVVTRMEPICSIPEIGFGRVNVCNGPCFPRIKASRFADINSVEQFIEDQENENTRKKTQQNVALLEEFRTLRNESRLIEEIAPKELNAYIAEFIITVRKKDGNEDYEPSSLRSLMASFERYLKKKNYGFSIMKDAEFEQARKALQSKQKDLKQKGKGNKPNASVALTEEEIKLPYDKELLGTSTPEALLKTTWFNNTIHFGLRGYKEHQNMFWGDVQLRQTTNGEEFLE from the exons ATGGCTCAAAACGCTGAAGTTGACTGTAATGAAAAGGATTACAGCAATGGAGTATCACAAG AGGGTGAATGTACCGAGCAGGACGCTTACGTACAGAAATGGTCAAGTGAAGAGGTTTCTTCTTGGCTGCGAAAACAGGGCTTTAACGAGGAAGCAGACATCTTTCATG CTGAGAAAATCAAAAGCAAGACCCTGCTCTCCATAGAGAAATCTGATTTAAAAGAGTTGGGGATCGACACACTAGGAAGGAGATTGGAAGTATATGAAAAAGTCAAGCAGTTGATATCAAAAGGGGAAGAGAAGGCCTCTACCAAACCAGAAG TTACTGCACAGGTGTGGAAAAAAGCGATAACCAAAGGTGACAGAGTCAGCTGGAAACCACAACATAAAGCGTCTTATCTGGAAAA GATTGCTATAATTAACCAGGAAACCAGATTACTTTGGCCGAGAAATTCAATAATTCACGTCAAAGGAAATAGCAATACCAGGCTGAAGTTGGAAGTAGTCACCCGCATGGAACCAATATGCTCCATACCAGAAATTGGATTTGGCAGAG TGAATGTTTGCAACGGTCCATGCTTTCCCAGAATCAAAGCTTCAAGGTTTGCAGACATTAATTCAGTGGAACAATTTATCGAGGACCAAGAAAACGAAaatacaagaaagaaaacacaacaGAATGTTGCTTTACTTGAGGAATTTCGGACGCTTAGGAACGAGTCAAGACTTATAGAAGAAATTGCCCCGAAGGAGCTGAATGCATACATCGCTGAATTTATCATTACGGTTCGAAAGAAAGACGGCAACGAAGACTATGAACCCAGCTCGCTACGTTCTTTGATGGCCAGTTTTGAACGGTATTTAAAAAAGAAGAATTACGGATTCAGCATTATGAAAGACGCCGAGTTTGAACAGGCACGCAAAGctctacaatcaaaacaaaaggatctcaaacagaaaggaaaaggcaataaacctAACGCTTCAGTTGCTCTCACAGAAGAGGAAATAAAACTACCCTATGACAAAGAACTGTTAGGAACGTCGACTCCTGAGGCTCTGCTGAAAACAACTTGGTTCAACAACACGATCCACTTCGGTCTTCGTGGGTATAAGGAACACCAAAACATGTTTTGGGGCGACGTGCAACTACGCCAAACTACAAATGGAGAGGAATTTTTAGAGTAA